Sequence from the Acidimicrobiia bacterium genome:
TTCCACGAACTTCGCAAGGACGAGGTCAAGGAGATCGTCGATCTCATGCTGGCCAGGGTCTACGAACAGTTGCAGTCGCAGGGCCTCCAGTTGGCTCTGTCCGACGCCGCCAAGGGATACCTGGCCGACAAAGGCTACGACCCCGAGTTGGGCGCCAGGCCGCTACGCCGAGCGATTCAGCGCCGCCTCGAAGACGCTTTGTCCGAGAAGGTGCTGCTCGGAGAGTTTCGTGCCGGGACGACGATCGTTGTGGATGTCGATCCCGAGACGAATGAACTGGCCTTCGAGGACGTTGAAGCCCCGGATCAGCCACCGGTAGAAATGGTCGACTCGCAGGACTCGTAGCCACTCAGGCTGTGGTTTCCGGATCCGGATCCCGCCCGGGGTACCGGTGAATCTCGCTCACTACACTCCCGTACCCATGACCGCACGTCCAGTCGAAGCCGCCCGCGCCTACAAGATCCTCACGATCGTGGTTTCGGCCTACGTTGCAGCACAGATACTCGCCGACGTCGCCAGCCTCAGGATCCTCTCTGTCGGCGGGTTCTCGGTGGACGGCGGAACGCTGATCTATCCGTTCACTTTCACGATTCGGGATCTCGTCCACAAGATCGCAGGCAAGGAGACGGCCCGCCTCGTGATCTTCCTGGCGGCTGCCATCAACCTGGTGATGGCCGGCGTCTTCCGGTTCGTGGCCGCGCTTCCCGCCGACCTCGAGGTCGGTACCCAGACCGAGTTCGGCTCCGTCCTCGCCCCGGTGTGGACGATCGTTGCGGCGTCGATCATCGCCGAGGTCGTCTCGGAACTGATCGACACCGAGGTTTATCAGCGCTGGGTGGGGAGATTTGGAGATCGGATCCAATGGGGCCGGGTTCTTGCATCGAACACCATTGCCATTCCGATAGATTCGGCCCTCTTCGTCTGGCTGGCCTTCGGAGGCCTGCTGCCGGCGTCGAGCGGGCTCGCCGTCGACGTGTTGCTGAGCATCTTCTGGGCCAACGTGCTGATCAAGGGCGCTTTCACGCTGATCTCGATTCCGTGGATCTATCTGGTACGACCGTCGCCGCTCCCGCAGTCGGAAGGGGTCACCGCGGTATGACGGCGCCGCGGAGGGCATTAGACTGCTGTGGTGGGCACGGTCCCATGCAATATGAGAAAGGATTCCTAGATGCATTCCAAGATATGGACGCGTCTCCTGGCGCTCGTAGCGGTTCTCGCACTTGTGCTGGCCGCGTGCGGCGATTCGACTGAAGACACAACCGAGACGACGGCGGCGGACACGCCGGCGACGACGGCGGCCCCGGACACGACCGTGGCCGATACCCCGGACACGACCGTGGCCGATACCCCGGACACAACGGCGGCCCCGATGGCTGATGGCGTGAAAACCTGCCTGGTGACCGACCTGGCCGGTGTGGACGACCGTAGCTTCAACGCCAGTGCCTGGCAGGGTGTTCTGGATGCGATGGATGCCGGCTACGCGACGGCCGACTCGACCTATCTGGAGTCGAGCGACGCCTCGGACTGGCAACCGAATATCGACCAGTTCATCTCACAGGGTTGCGAGCATATCGTGACTGTCGGGTTCGCGCTCGGTGAGGTTACGGCGATCAACGCCGCTGCCAATCCGGACATCATTTGGACGATGATCGACAATGTCTTGACAGATGCAAACTTCGCCCCACTAGGCCTCACCAACGTGCGCGAGCTCGTCTATCAGACCGACCAGGCTGCCTTCGCGGCAGGCTATCTGGCTGCCGGCATGTCGCAGACCGGCGTGTTGTGCACCTACGGCGGTGGCAACTTCCCAACGGTGTCCATTTTCATGGACGGGTTCACTCGCGGAGCTGCGCACTACAACGACGTCAAGGGCACGAACGTCAACGTCCTCGGATGGGATGTCGACGCCAAGGACGGCACCTTCACCGGAAGCTTCACGGATATGGGTCTCGCCCGTCAGACGGCAGAGTCCATGTTCCAGGAGGGCTGTGACATGATCATCCCGGTCGGCGGTGCCATCAACCTGCCTGCCGGCGACGCGATCAACGATCTCGGTCTCGATGCAGCGCTAATCGGCGTCGACGCCGACGCCTACTTCGCGATGGACACGCAGTATCAGCCGTTGTGGCTGACTACCGTCGAAAAGGCGATCGCACCGTTCATCACGCTGTCGGTCAAGGAGCACGCAGAGGACACCTGGACCAGCGGTGCCTTCGTCGGTGACCTCAGCAATGACGGAGTTGGGCTGTCCCCCTACCACGACTGGGACTCGCGGGTGTCACCCGAGCTCAAGGCAGAGGTCGAGCAACTCATGCAGGACATCAAAGACGGCGTTATCAAAGCCGACTTCACGCCTGTCGGTTACTGAGCCGAACAGGTATTCGCATCTCGAATGGGACCCCCATCATGGGGGTCCCATTCTTCTGGGCGAGATCGTCTCCGAAGTTGTAGGGTTCTGATTGAGTGACAGTGTGGAGGGTCGGTTGAGGCTCGAGCTGAAGGGCATCACTAAACAATTCCCGGGCGTTCTTGCCAACGACGACGTCCATCTGAGCGTCGGCGAGGGTGAGATCGTGGCTCTGCTCGGCGAGAACGGAGCAGGCAAGACAACTCTCATGAACATCCTCTACGGGCTCTACACGCCGACGTCCGGTGAGGTGCTCATCGACGACGAGCCGCTCGAGTTGCACTCGCCGAGCGATGCCATTGCCGCCGGAATCGGCATGGTCCACCAGCACTTCATGCTCGTTCCGGTGTTTACGGTCGCGGAAAACGTGATCCTTGGTGACGAGCCTACGAAGAGAGCCGGATGGCTGGACAAGCAGCGGGCGCGCAAGACGGTGCGTGATATCTCCGGCCGCTACCAGCTCGATGTCGACCCGGACGCGGTCATCGAGGATCTTCCGGTCGGCATTCAGCAACGGGTCGAGATCATCAAAGTGCTCGAACGCGAGGCGAGATTCGTCGTCTTCGACGAGCCGACGTCGGTGCTGACACCGGCGGAGGTCGAGGGTTTCTTCAACATCGTGAACGGACTGAAGAACGACGGCAAGGGGATCATCTTCATCAGTCACAAACTAGGTGAGGCACTGGAGATCGCCGATCGCATTGTCATCATGCGTCGCGGCAGGACCGTTGCCGAGGTGCTGCCCTCCGACGTCGACGAGGAGAAACTTGCGGAGCTGATGGTTGGGCGGCCCGTCGACCTCCGGGTACACAAGGAGGAGGCGAATCCGGGAGATGTCGTGCTCTCAGTTGAGCACCTCGTTGTTCTCGACGATCGCCATCAGCGCGCCGTCGATGGGCTTTCTTTGAAGGTCCACGCCGGAGAGATTGTGGGAATAGCGGGCGTGCAGGGGAACGGGCAGACGGAACTCGTCGAATCTCTGACGGGAATGCGGCCATCGCTCGGCGGCATCGTGCGGCTCAACGGCGAGGACATCACCACAGAATCGCCTCGCTCGATCCACAAACGAAACGTCGCCCACGTTCCCGAGGACCGCCAAAAGAGCGGCCTGGTTTTGTCGTTCACGGTAACCGAGAACATCGTGCTGGACACCTATTACGAGGCCCCCATCTCGAGGGGAATAGTCATGAATTGGAGCGCCGCCGAGGAGCGTGCTCTGCGGCTGGTTGAGGAATACGACGTGCGAACGCCGGGTGTCGATGTCGCAGTGTCGACGCTTTCAGGAGGCAACCAGCAGAAAGTCATCGTCGCGCGGGAGTTCGACCGTGATGTCGCCCTGGTGATTGCTTCCCAGCCGACACGCGGGATAGACGTCGGATCGATCGAATACATCCATTCTCGTATCGTCGAAGAGCGCGACAACAACGCCGCGGTACTCATAGTCTCTTCGGAACTGGATGAGATCACGGCCCTGTCCGATCGTGTTCTGGTTATGTACGACGGAAAGATCGCAGGCGAGTTCGACCCGTCGGCCTCGACTACGGAGATTGGACTGGCAATGCTGGGCAGCCAGGGAGAGGCGGGTGCACTGTGACCGATGGGGTAGCCCCACCCGGCCATGAGAGGCCGGAAGGAGATCCGGGGTGGTACTCACGAGTGACGGGTGTCGGGAGCTCGATCCGCCAGGCGACCGTCATCCCGGCGCTCGCCCTGCTCAGTGCCCTCATCATCGGTGCATTCATCATCGCGGTCACCGATGTCGACACCATCCGTATCTGGGGGGATGACCCCGGCGAAGCGTTCCGGCTCACCTTCAGCGGGATTGCAGATGCATACAAGGCTCTGTTCGTGGGCTCATTCGGATCCGTCCGGGCGATAACCGAGACGCTCTACGCCGCCACCCCCCTGATCTTCGCCGGACTGGCGGTTGCCGTCGGCTTTCAGGCCGGTTTGTTCAACATCGGCGCCAACGGTCAGATGCATATCGGTGGCATGGCCGCCCTCTGGATAGGGTTCAGTATTTCAGTTCCTGCGTTCGTCCATATTCCGGTGGCGCTGATTGCTGCCATCGTGGCCGGTGCGATCTGGGGCGGCATTGCCGGGCTCCTCAAGGCCCGGACCGGCGCGCATGAGGTCATCACTACCATCATGCTGAACTTCATCGCCCTGTACCTCGTGG
This genomic interval carries:
- a CDS encoding queuosine precursor transporter, coding for MTARPVEAARAYKILTIVVSAYVAAQILADVASLRILSVGGFSVDGGTLIYPFTFTIRDLVHKIAGKETARLVIFLAAAINLVMAGVFRFVAALPADLEVGTQTEFGSVLAPVWTIVAASIIAEVVSELIDTEVYQRWVGRFGDRIQWGRVLASNTIAIPIDSALFVWLAFGGLLPASSGLAVDVLLSIFWANVLIKGAFTLISIPWIYLVRPSPLPQSEGVTAV
- a CDS encoding BMP family ABC transporter substrate-binding protein, translated to MHSKIWTRLLALVAVLALVLAACGDSTEDTTETTAADTPATTAAPDTTVADTPDTTVADTPDTTAAPMADGVKTCLVTDLAGVDDRSFNASAWQGVLDAMDAGYATADSTYLESSDASDWQPNIDQFISQGCEHIVTVGFALGEVTAINAAANPDIIWTMIDNVLTDANFAPLGLTNVRELVYQTDQAAFAAGYLAAGMSQTGVLCTYGGGNFPTVSIFMDGFTRGAAHYNDVKGTNVNVLGWDVDAKDGTFTGSFTDMGLARQTAESMFQEGCDMIIPVGGAINLPAGDAINDLGLDAALIGVDADAYFAMDTQYQPLWLTTVEKAIAPFITLSVKEHAEDTWTSGAFVGDLSNDGVGLSPYHDWDSRVSPELKAEVEQLMQDIKDGVIKADFTPVGY
- a CDS encoding ABC transporter ATP-binding protein, with product MSDSVEGRLRLELKGITKQFPGVLANDDVHLSVGEGEIVALLGENGAGKTTLMNILYGLYTPTSGEVLIDDEPLELHSPSDAIAAGIGMVHQHFMLVPVFTVAENVILGDEPTKRAGWLDKQRARKTVRDISGRYQLDVDPDAVIEDLPVGIQQRVEIIKVLEREARFVVFDEPTSVLTPAEVEGFFNIVNGLKNDGKGIIFISHKLGEALEIADRIVIMRRGRTVAEVLPSDVDEEKLAELMVGRPVDLRVHKEEANPGDVVLSVEHLVVLDDRHQRAVDGLSLKVHAGEIVGIAGVQGNGQTELVESLTGMRPSLGGIVRLNGEDITTESPRSIHKRNVAHVPEDRQKSGLVLSFTVTENIVLDTYYEAPISRGIVMNWSAAEERALRLVEEYDVRTPGVDVAVSTLSGGNQQKVIVAREFDRDVALVIASQPTRGIDVGSIEYIHSRIVEERDNNAAVLIVSSELDEITALSDRVLVMYDGKIAGEFDPSASTTEIGLAMLGSQGEAGAL